In the genome of Dioscorea cayenensis subsp. rotundata cultivar TDr96_F1 chromosome 1, TDr96_F1_v2_PseudoChromosome.rev07_lg8_w22 25.fasta, whole genome shotgun sequence, one region contains:
- the LOC120257917 gene encoding uncharacterized protein LOC120257917 yields MKICSKPFFFFLRNTKLGPSQTNTNGTQRESETQSALRPSSVFPVFPVLVVYIHSTKRSAEPPMEEPKPSPPPPHSESRKRKALDAGDFQHSGYFKIRTIVKELRPFFIQLFEATDFRNCEAACEIRRRMKVMIELTKQLRTDTPSPPNPKKQEQTFTGVKTEHYLGELQEEQKNVQVPKESEFNPHANISDEIKKSNESGKEQDGLQGTFVVGGSPIGWNFVVFPGSVPVYYGRTKASAIAHRAAKQSANESEEKAYAFASS; encoded by the exons ATGAAAATCTGCTCAAAG cctttttttttctttttacgaAATACAAAACTAGGTCCGAGTCAAACGAATACAAACGGAACTCAGCGCGAGTCAGAGACCCAGTCGGCGCTAAGACCCTCGTCCGTGTTTCCCGTGTTTCCCGTGCTGGTGGTGTACATCCATAGTACCAAGAGGTCCGCCGAGCCGCCCATGGAGGAACCCAAGCCCTCTCCGCCGCCGCCGCACTCTGAGAGCAGGAAGAGGAAAGCTCTTGATGCCGGGGACTTCCAACACTCCGGCTACTTCAAGATCCGTACCATCGTCAAGGAACTCCGCCCCTTCTTCATCCAG cTATTTGAGGCCACTGATTTCCGAAATTGCGAAGCAGCTTGTGAGATTCGAAGAA GAATGAAGGTTATGATAGAATTGACGAAGCAATTGAGGACCGATACACCATCTCCTCCGAATCCTAAAAAACAAGAACAGACTTTCACTGGAGTTAAAACTGAACATTACTTGGGTGAGCTGCAAGAGGAACAAAAAAATGTGCAGGTTCCAAAAGAATCTGAATTCAATCCTCATGCAAATATTTCGGATGAGATCAAGAAGTCAAATGAGTCGGGGAAAGAACAAGATGGACTTCAAGGAACATTTGTTGTTGGAGGATCCCCCATTGGATGGAACTTTGTCGTCTTCCCAGGCAGTGTGCCTGTCTATTATGGCAGAACAAAAGCGTCCGCAATTGCACACCGAGCAGCAAAACAATCTGCCAACGAATCAGAAGAAAAGGCATATGCCTTTGCGTCATCTTGA